The Pygocentrus nattereri isolate fPygNat1 chromosome 4, fPygNat1.pri, whole genome shotgun sequence genome includes a window with the following:
- the arv1 gene encoding protein ARV1, whose product MAKLAFKCIECTEDASELHRDYSNGILKITICKSCAKPVDKYIEYDPVIILIDAILCKIQAFRHILFNTEINIHWKLCIFCLLCEAYLRWSQLQGSEVTSDPADIIRYTKEWDFYGMFALAALELAVYCVGVLAVLWPVQWLYGCSLNLAPLLKALLLSCYGKVLLIPAVIWEHDYSPLCFRLIRLFVLTSNTQAIRVILNCSRRLSVLAVFGGLLLETCVSDSLHKLQLNSHDYLPDLYT is encoded by the exons ATGGCAAAATtagcttttaaatgtattgaatGTACTGAAGACGCCAGCGAACTACACCGAGATTACAGTAACGGGATACTGAAGATTACGATATGT aaATCATGCGCAAAGCCTGTGGACAAGTACATCGAATATGATCCCGTCATTATTCTGATAGACGCCATATTATGCAAGATCCAGGCTTTCAGGCATATCCTGTTCAACACGGAAATAAAC aTCCACTGGAAGTTGTGCATCTTCTGTCTGCTGTGTGAGGCGTATCTGAGGTGGTCCCAGCTCCAGGGTTCAGAAGTGACCAGTGATCCTGCTGACATCATCAGATACACTAAAGAATGGGACTTTTATGGGATGTTTGCCCTGGCAGCTCTCG AGCTGGCGGTGTACTGTGTAGGTGTGCTGGCGGTGCTGTGGCCGGTGCAGTGGCTCTACGGCTGCTCGCTGAACTTGGCTCCTCTGCTGAAGGCCCTGCTGCTGTCCTGCTATGGGAAAGTGCTGTTGATTCCTGCAGTGATCTGGGAACATGATTATTCTCCTCTGTGCTTCAGACTCATCAGACTGTTCGTCCTCACCTCCAACACACAGGCCATACGGG TGATTCTGAACTGCAGCAGAAGACTGTCTGTCTTGGCCGTGTTCGGAGGGCTGCTGTTAGAGACGTGTGTGTCTGACAGTTTACACAAGCTGCAGCTGAACTCGCACGACTACCTGCCTGACCTCTACACCTGA